The nucleotide sequence tgagggagacctcattgctctctgcagctccctgagaggaggttgaagccaggtggggctcaggctctgctccccaagaacaagtgacaggaaggcatggcctcaagttgcactgggggaggttcaggttggagattaagagaaacttcttccctgaaagggttctcagagcctggcacaggctgcccagggaggtgcctggagtgtttcagagaggcagagctgtggtgctgagggccatggcttagccccagccctgAGTGGTTGGGCTgtgtgatcttagaggtcttttccaaccactccatgattctgattctcttgcagggaagagctCAAGTTCTGTGTCCCTGCCTCTGCAGTTACCCAACACCAGAAACCAGCAGTAGCAGGAAGTCTCTTCAGAGGCTGAAGTGCTTGAGCCACTGCTGCTCAAatccagcccttccctcactCCTTGTCCCACACAGGAGGCCACCCTGACTCTGCCTCCTGCACATCGGGAGGCACCCCCAGGAGGCCGAGAAAAGCCTCTTGCCTGTTCGATACAAGCCCCAAGGCCTTCACGCAGCTCCTCGGGGGGAAGCAAGGTCCTGCTTTGGAAGCACTGCCACTGAGCTGCCGAGAGTTTGGAGCTGCTTTTATTGGtgctccctggctgtgttccgGGGCTCGCCGGCGGCGCCTGGCGGCGGCTGGGGACGGCTGTCCGTCTGTCAGCGGCTGTCTGTCAGCGGCTGTCGTCGCTGTAGTAGCGCTGCTTCAGCGCTCGGTATTTCCTCAGGAAGTACAAAGCCTCCAGCTCCTTGATCACGAACTCTCCTCGGGCGATCAGCTGCTTGATTTTCTCAGGGTCCTTCTCgtctttgtttttaaggaagGCTGCTTTCAAGCGGCTCCTGAAGTAGTCAGCTCCCTTGGGGTACTCCCTGCCAAGGTACAGCAGcttgaaggaaagagaagagagattttgaacgggggagctgggggcgagggccagggggggctggctgcatcagagagcctgcagcacactTACATTTTTGTACAGGTTCAGCACTTCAGCTCTCAGAGAATTTGCCATTCTGAGAGCTCTGTATTCTCCTTCTGTGCTCACCTGAGGAACAAGTTAGCCATTAGCCTTGGGGGGAGTGGGTCAGGAACTCCCTGCCTCACCCTGTGTGGGCCCCGCACGGCTGCTCGCCGGGCTTGGaccttcctcagcctggctgctccaactcctgctctcttctgcttctactctctgcctctcctgcttctactctctgcctctcctgcttctggctgcctttattttcctgcccccccccatCTCGCCTCATCTCCaacacagcacaagaaccctccggagcccttcagctgctgtcatgcTGCTTCATCTTTGTGCTGAGCTTGGCTTCTTTTTGTCTCTGTCCTTGGCTGATTTCTAAGGGCACGCAGCCCCTTctctggctggaggctgccagctgtgccctgccaagGAAACACAGCGACTACTGTTTGTTTTTTGCAACAGCGTGAAGAAACACCCCCCAGTCCTTGTGTAGCCCCGTGTGCACCGACAGGCAGCCAGCAACGCCTGCGGCCTCGCCCTTCCGCCTTCTTCCCTTTAACAAATCCTTTTCAGTGCGTTTAGCATCGAGGCCGGTGCGCAGCGGCCTCAGCGCTCACACGCACAGCGCGGCAGGAACGACCTGAGCCAGCAGCCGGAGCCCAGCGCGGCCTCCCCGGGCGGCACTCCCGGCCATCAGGAACCTCGGCGCGGCTCAGGACGGGGCCTGGGGCGTCGCCTCCTCCTGCTTCACCTACGCGGGGACCTGTCTGTGCCCTCGGTGGTGCCTTCTCCGGCCCCGCACCCCCTCCCCGGCCCGGGACAGCGGGGGAAGGTCAGAGTCTCACCGGCTCCGCTCGGCGCAAGCTCGCTGCAGGCGCTTTACGGCAAGGGGGCGGGGCAGCGGGAGGGAGGGCGCTCGGGGAGCAGCCGGAGGCGGGGATTGGTTACCTCGGCAGCGCGGGGAGGGACCGTGGGAGGTTCtgcccggcccccgccccgccACCGGGGGCGTACCTGGGcgagccccggccccgccccggccccgcgcaGGCCCCGCGCAGGCCCCGCGcaggccccgccccggcccggccccggccccgccccggccccggccccgccccggccccgccccggccccgcgctCCTCTGCCGGTGCCGGGGGCGCCGCAAGGCTGTGAAGGTTTCCCGAGATCAGCAGTGGGAGCAGCCGCCGCGGGACGCTGCTTAGCTGGCGGAGCCGATGAATCCCGGGCCGGAGCATCCGCATCGGCTGCTGCAGCACCGGCGCAGGGAAAAGCATTTAAGGCTGAGAAAAACCCCTGAAGGTCCCCAGGGGCCGCGAagtgccctcgtggccaagaaggcaaagggTCTCCTGCGGTGCATCacgaagagtgtggccagcaggtcgagggaggttcttctgcccctctgctctgccctgctgggagcacatCTGAGATTCCCGTGCTGAGATTCGGTGAATTTCCAGGTTTATTTCGGTAAGGCTCTGAACAGCCCTGCCCGGGTGTGAGGGGacagctgtgtgcagagcagcacaccAGCGACACCTGCtcggctccaggcttggggagaaGGCGGCTACAGGAAGGTTTTTAACCACTCTTCTGCCGGCACGATTCCAAGCCGGCGCTGGATCACCAGGAGCTGTCTCCCGCACCAgtagatggtgctgggctgctgcagaccGGGAAGCACTTGGCGCGTGGAGGCTTCTTGTGACCTGGAACCgcctggcaggcaggctggggagagactgttcagaaggggctgtggggatagggccaggggcaatggtttggaactggagcagggcagagttaggttggacatcaggaggaagctctgcagagggaggctggggagacactggcacaggctgcccagggagggggctgaggctccatccctggggacattcaggatcagcctggctgtgtccctgggcagcctgctccagctggagctgtccctgctgcctgcagggggttggacaagaggacctttgagggtcccttccaagccagtgcaTTCCATGATCCAACCCCTGCCTTTCACAatgtgctgtttgctttcatGCCAGCCAACATCCAGTTAAaaatgcccagctctgctccagcagggaagctgccagCTCTGAATGCAGGTGTCCATCCCTGAGACAGCTGGTGGGAggcctggaaagatgatggaagGAGGCTGAAAGATGATAGAAGGCTTGAAGAGGGGGTTGAGGCCAATGGAGGCCTAAGGGTTGCTGGAAGGATGAAAGTGGGTTGGGGGTGGAAGGTGGCTGGGAGGCTGAAAGGCAGTGGGAGTCTGGGGCAGTGGTGAAAGGGTGAAAGAGGGCAGGAGGTGATAGCTGAGAGGGAGTCTGaaagggggtgggagggcaaAGAGGGGCAGGGTGTCCATAGGGTATAGGAGACCAAAGAGGGCAGGAAAGCCTAAAGGAGGTCGGGGACCGAAAGGGGATGTGAGGCCAAAAGTGGTCGGGAGGCTGAAGAGCCAAAGGTGAtggaagaatgggaggggttgagAGCCGGAGGGCTGAAGCTTTACCCCGGGTGATCCCTCTCGGCTGTGCAGCGCTGCCTTCCAGCGCCGCCGTTCGGCCGCTCCGCAGCGGGGCGCTCCGGAGCTCCCGGCGGCTGCGCTCACCAGGAGGAGTCTCGGCAGGGAGAGTTTCCCGGCCAGCCTCGGCCCggtcctgtggtgggttgaagtttctgccccccagcattaactttgccagaccagttcAGTTAGAAGCaactgaagctgtatttacaagcaaaatccaCACTCGGCGATGGAATGCAaggaatgtgtacaaaatacccAGGAGCTACAATATtcacaggtcacagaatcaccaagctggaagagacctcaaagatcatcgagtccaacctgtcaccacagacctgactactaaaccatggcaccaagtgccacgtccaatcccctcttgaacacctccagggacagtgactccaccacctccctgggcagcacattccaatggccaacaactctctctgggaagaactttctcctcacccccagcctaaacttcccctggtgcagcttgagactgtgtcctcttgttctggtgctgggtgcctgggagaagagaccaaccccttcctggctacaacctcccttcagggagttgcaattaataaacagcacaaggacacccccaccccaccccccccccagctaaggaccaggggaagctgccagcttctccctccctgcctctccccttaCCTGCCTTGTAcgaaagggacaagagaaaggggcagagaagttagacttaggcAGGGCCAGCCAAAGCATGCAGGTTACCTCTCCTGAGCGAAGCAAAAGCAGCTGAGatcagaggagaggaaaatgaagaattgttatggtacagctcctctgatcCCAGAGATTTACCCAATGAATGTGTTCAGAATAACCTTtcgttttcctttttacacccactgctgatttatttatatttttctacgtTTCTGCTCGGAATCTGTaacaattttaaaggcatagcctggaACCTCCACAGGTCCATCCCGACCCCGGCCGGTGCGGCGGCAGGCAGGGGCGGCTGAAGCTGCCCCCCCCCggtcctgctcccagcctgctccgTGTCGCACACCTGTCCTGACTCAAGGGACAGCCACCACGCCCCGGGCTCCGCCCGACACCACCCCCGGGACCacacccaggctgcagcacagacaccGCAAGAGCTCATCGCGGCGCCAGGTCGTGGAGCACCGGTGGCTGACACGCATGCTGCGGGAGGTGAGTGCCGCGGCAGCGCCAGGCCGGGCACACCGGGGCCGAGCGCGGCGGAGCGGGGCCCCAGCTCGGCAACCCCCGGGGCGGCTGAAGGGGCAAGTGGCGAGAGGGCAGCGCCCGGCGGGACAGGCAGCGGGTGGGGATGCAGGCTGTGCCCCCGTATGGTGCATACCCCCCTTCCACccctgctgaggccaggctcttgtcagtggtgcccagggacaggacaagaggcagtgggcaccaACCCGAACCCAGGAGCTTTCACTCAAACATGAGGCAAAAcgtctttggtgtgagggtgc is from Dryobates pubescens isolate bDryPub1 chromosome 15, bDryPub1.pri, whole genome shotgun sequence and encodes:
- the ETFRF1 gene encoding electron transfer flavoprotein regulatory factor 1, encoding SLSFKLLYLGREYPKGADYFRSRLKAAFLKNKDEKDPEKIKQLIARGEFVIKELEALYFLRKYRALKQRYYSDDSR